The Spodoptera frugiperda isolate SF20-4 chromosome 2, AGI-APGP_CSIRO_Sfru_2.0, whole genome shotgun sequence genome has a window encoding:
- the LOC118268716 gene encoding LOW QUALITY PROTEIN: aryl hydrocarbon receptor nuclear translocator-like protein 2 (The sequence of the model RefSeq protein was modified relative to this genomic sequence to represent the inferred CDS: deleted 1 base in 1 codon), giving the protein MTSSGGPSTHLGMHSTMASQIGLRAPPSDFGLTVGVPAPTMGYEIQATHSGDSSSDSQSPGMPTAKASDRESRIIAEKQRRSQYNTQIGLIMSLLSDIVHSQRKVDKTSVLRLAANKLRNEHVFGDTIKCGHIETWSSSFLKFFDLFGGVMFGVTCRGRLFIVSPNVQEKLGYCHIDLLGQDMYTYVHPDDKETLRHHIYPQELQTSCDSRLFEHHHDFHIRIMRAGARSDPARYERCRIDGILRRSDKATSNGVQDEQIIRRQRVRTNRTFSSSGNDVVFIGMIHVLSSSMPARILPPTAYSEYWTRHLIDGRIVQCDQSISLAIGYMTEEVTGTSAFVFMHKDDVRWVICVLRQMYDESREFGESYYRLMSRSGHFIYMRTRGFLEIDRATKKVQSFVCVNSVIGEDYGCRMMEEMKRKYSVIIDVEKQQAEQAANDDVPVEHPKRLERIVMHLVEPSVNENIDELQLVPPSKENIICAIQNSEKVVQETGVRFDSRKRRKVDCGDTSESYLKRHSGLRDVNEVDL; this is encoded by the exons ATGACATCTTCAGGTGGACCAAGTACTCATCTTGGAATGCATTCCACTATGGCGAGCCAGATAGGCTTACGTGCCCCGCCGTCGGACTTTGGCTTAACAGTGGGTGTGCCAGCGCCGACGATGGGTTATGAGATCCAAGCTACCCATAGCGGTGATTCTTCTTCTGATTCCCAATCTCCTGGTATGCCTACAGCCAAAGCTAGTGACCGGGAATCCCGTATTATAGCGGAAAAACAACGTCGGAGTCAATATAACACCCAAATAGGTCTGATAATGTCCTTGTTGTCTGACATAGTGCACTCGCAACGCAAAGTTGATAAGACGAGTGTGTTGAGACTCGCCGCCAACAAGCTCCGCAACGAGCATGTGTTCGGTGATACAATCAAATGTGGCCACATCGAGACATGGTCTTCTTCATTCTTGAAGTTTTTTGACCTGTTTGGCGGTGTTATGTTTGGTGTCACATGCCGCGGCCGTTTGTTCATCGTATCCCCCAATGTTCAAGAAAAATTGGGATATTGTCATATAGATCTCCTTGGCCAAGACATGTATACTTATGTTCATCCAGATGATAAGGAAACTCTTCGCCATCATATCTATCCCCAAGAACTCCAAACAAGCTGTGACAGCAGACTATTTGAACACCATCATGATTTCCATATCCGCATCATGAGGGCTGGTGCTCGTTCGGATCCTGCAAGATACGAGCGGTGCCGCATAGATGGCATTTTGAGACGCTCTGACAAAGCAACATCTAATGGTGTACAAGACGAGCAAATCATTAGAAGGCAAAGAGTTAGAACAAACAGAACATTTTCATCCAGTGGAAATGATGTAGTTTTCATTGGCATGATTCATGTATTGTCTAGTTCTATGCCGGCACGGATTCTGCCCCCAACAGCTTATTCTGAGTACTGGACGAGACATTTGATTGATGGCCGCATAGTACAGTGTGACCAGAGTATATCATTAGCTATTGGCTACATGACGGAAGAAGTAACTGGAACATCGGCTTTTGTATTTATGCATAAAGATGATGTCCGCTGGGTCATTTGTGTGTTACGCCAAATGTATGATGAAAGTAGAGAATTTGGTGAATCTTACTACCGATTAATGTCACGTTCTGGACATTTTATATATATGAGAACACGAGGATTTTTAGAAATAGATAGAGCCACAAAGAAAGTACAGAGTTTTGTTTGTGTCAACAGTGTTATTGGAGAAGATTATGGATGTCGAATGATGgaagaaatgaaaagaaaatattctgtTATAATTGATGTAGAGAAACAGCAAGCTGAACAAGCAGCCAATGATGATGTACCAGTAGAACATCCTAAACGTTTAGAACGCATTGTAATGCATCTTGTTGAGCCGTCAGTTAATGAGAACATAGATGAGCTGCAACTAGTACCTCcttctaaagaaaatataatttgtgcAATTCAAAACAGTGAAAAAGTAGTTCAGGAGACAGGAGTGAGGTTCGACTCAAGGAAAAGGAGGAAGGTGGATTGTGGTGACACTAGTGAA AGTTACTTGAAGAGACACAGTGGACTGCGGGATGTGAATGAAGTAGATCTGTAA